One stretch of Clupea harengus chromosome 2, Ch_v2.0.2, whole genome shotgun sequence DNA includes these proteins:
- the LOC105893850 gene encoding zinc-binding protein A33-like: MASKLEEDLCCPVCCDFFKDPVILTCAHSVCKACLQQFWDTKGSRECPYCRRKCSKELYPFNMALRNLCETFLQEGSQRASAGSEALCSLHSEKLKLFCLEDKQPVCVVCRDSKKHTGHKFHPIDEAALDRKEELNITLQPLQEKLKAFQEAKLTCDETAGHIKTQAQHTERQIKEEFEELHQFLQDEEAARIAALREEEEQKSQMMKEKIEKMSREISSLSDTIRAIEEAMGADDITFLLERVSGALINVAKHLGNLKFRVWEKMQEIVQYTPVTLDPNTADPKLILSEDLTSVRYSSETQQLPDNPERFDEGLSVLGSEGFNSGTHCWDVEVGYSDYWSLGVKTESSQRKGWNTQRGVWRVFHNNGASEARSPSLPDTVVRVKQKLQRIRVQLDLDRGELSFSDPDNSTQLHTLTHTFTERVFPFVWTLSGAPVRILPVKSCITLKHHS, from the exons GATCTctgctgtcctgtgtgctgtgacttcTTCAAGGATCCTGTCATTTTGACCtgtgctcacagtgtgtgtaaagcctgtctgcagcagttctgggacACCAAAGGATCCAGAGAATGTCCCTACTGCAGGAGAAAGTGCTCAAAGGAATTATACCCTTTTAACATGGCGTTAAGGAACCTGTGTGAGACCTTCTTACAGGAGGGAAGTCAGAGAGCTTCAGCAGGGTCTGAGgcgctctgcagtctgcacagtgagaaactcaagctcttctgtctggaggataaacagcctgtgtgtgtggtgtgtagagaCTCCAAAAAACACACCGGCCATAAGTTCCATCCTATAGATGAAGCAGCACTTGACCGCAAG GAGGAGCTGAACATTACACTGCAGCCCTTACAGGAGAAACTGAAGGCCTTTCAGGAGGCTAAACTCACCTGTGATGAAACAGCAGGACACATTAAG ACTCAggcccaacacacagagaggcagatcaaggaggagtttgaggagcttcaccagtttctacaagatgaagaggcagccaggatagctgcactgagggaggaagaggagcagaagagtcagatgatgaaggagaagattgagaagatgagcagagagatctcatctctttcagacacaatcagagccatagaagaggcaatgggagctgatgacatcacattcctgcTG gagagggtttcaggagctctgatcaatgtggcaaaacacctgggcaacctgaagttcagagtctgggagaaaatgcaggagattgttcaataca ctcctgtgactctggatcccaacactgcagaCCCAAaactcatcctgtctgaggatctgaccagtgtgagataCAGTAGTGAgacacagcagcttcctgataacccagagagatttgatgaaGGTCTCtctgtcctgggctctgagggctttaactcggggacacactgctgggatgtggaggttggataCAGTGATTACTGGTCTCTGGGAGTGAAGACAGAGTCTAGTCAGAGGAAGGGATGGAATACCCAAAGGGGAGTCTGGCGTGTGTTTCATAATAATGGTGCATCTGAAGCACGCTCTCCATCCCTGCCAGACACTGTCGTCagagtgaagcagaaactccagaggatcagagtgcagctggacttggacagaggagagctgtcattctctgaccctgataatagcacacaactacacactctcacacacactttcactgagagagtcttTCCATTCGTTTGGACTCTCTCAGGTGCCCCTGTTAGGATTTTACCAGTAAAATCTTGCATAACGCTGAAGCATCACAGTTAG